One Bombus terrestris chromosome 15, iyBomTerr1.2, whole genome shotgun sequence genomic window, ttttaattttcgtaCCATGATGAAGCAATTGTTATAGCTATCACGTATAGGACACCTTGAATATACTTTGTTTTTATAGAGAGGTTAGAAGGTTAGAAGAGGTTAGAAGAGGTTAGAAGTTCATATAAAAGGAGGCCAGATcgtcatttatttatataatattaaagatGATCAAATATATCATCTTATATTAATTTAAGTAGGTAGAGACcactctttaaatatttttatgaagaaaGATATAATGATCACAAATTAAAACACATCATATATTCTCTTTTATTCAATGATTAAAAAGGTTAGATGTAGTAATTAAGAGTTAAGACTGATACTTGTTAGgttttatgatataataattaataatggaTAAGAAAAATCATAAAGCAGAACCTGGAGATGGCTTACGCTCCTTGAAGAGTACAATGTTATTTCGTGCAATTAATTACGAATTATATGTTAGACCGGTAAGATTAcgcaaaaaattaaaaatattaatggaattataaaaatcaatatatctaactgaatataaatatatagtaataaaattagaataattaaatttattttccagaATAAAGTAATAATGATTTTTGGAGCTATTGCAATGTT contains:
- the LOC100649599 gene encoding small integral membrane protein 8, which translates into the protein MDKKNHKAEPGDGLRSLKSTMLFRAINYELYVRPNKVIMIFGAIAMFSCIGYMAYMRRNSDNTKYLAVTSDGSIDSKKKTSKWTM